Proteins encoded within one genomic window of Tidjanibacter massiliensis:
- a CDS encoding DNA alkylation repair protein — protein MTAAEELLAWLEENRNEKNIEGMARFGIRTDRAVGVPLPLLRAAAKPYRRRHETAMALWESGVHEARILAGLIADPARFGPEDMDAWSAEFDSWDLCDQCCSNLFRHLPYVQGKVTEYVADGREFVRRTGFVLMAVFAVHDKEASDERFLEWLKVVEAYAWDGRNFVKKAVNWALRQIGKRNERLRLAAVEVAGRLAAADDAAARWVGRDALRELTARRTLDFMAAHRR, from the coding sequence ATGACGGCGGCGGAAGAACTTCTTGCGTGGCTCGAAGAGAACCGAAACGAGAAGAATATCGAGGGGATGGCGCGTTTCGGTATCCGTACCGACCGGGCCGTCGGGGTGCCGCTGCCGCTTCTGCGTGCCGCGGCGAAACCCTATCGGCGCAGGCACGAGACGGCCATGGCGCTTTGGGAGTCGGGAGTGCACGAAGCCCGGATATTGGCCGGCCTGATTGCCGACCCGGCGCGTTTCGGGCCGGAGGATATGGATGCCTGGAGTGCGGAGTTCGACTCGTGGGACCTGTGCGACCAGTGTTGCTCCAATCTGTTCCGGCACCTGCCTTATGTGCAGGGCAAGGTGACCGAATATGTGGCCGACGGGAGGGAGTTCGTGCGCAGAACGGGGTTCGTATTGATGGCGGTATTTGCCGTCCATGACAAGGAGGCTTCGGACGAACGTTTTCTGGAGTGGCTGAAGGTGGTGGAGGCCTACGCATGGGACGGGCGCAACTTCGTGAAAAAGGCGGTGAATTGGGCCCTGAGACAGATAGGGAAACGCAACGAAAGGCTCCGCCTCGCAGCGGTGGAGGTGGCCGGACGGCTTGCCGCGGCAGACGATGCGGCGGCGCGGTGGGTGGGGCGCGACGCCCTGCGGGAACTCACCGCACGGCGGACATTGGATTTCATGGCTGCCCATCGGCGATAA
- a CDS encoding HAD family hydrolase: MEKIENVVFDLGGVVIGRDYDRYGAEIAEFSFLQGDRPFPEWWKRYDLGTASRSEVVEAVSAECGLGPEQAAAKLDRLMYLFNEFGDTAELIKELSAKGYGLYVLSNMPAEFYDHVSRFEVFRYFDGQIVSSREGLAKPDPRMFGLLTERYGLRPERTLFVDDKPSNTSVAARLGFAVHTFVPGRESCLRIRELVEEGYER; the protein is encoded by the coding sequence ATGGAAAAGATAGAGAACGTGGTTTTCGACCTCGGCGGAGTCGTGATAGGACGCGACTACGACCGTTACGGCGCCGAAATAGCCGAATTTTCGTTTCTGCAGGGCGACCGGCCTTTTCCCGAGTGGTGGAAGCGCTACGACCTCGGTACCGCATCCCGGAGCGAAGTCGTGGAGGCGGTCTCTGCCGAGTGCGGACTCGGCCCGGAGCAGGCTGCCGCCAAACTGGACAGGCTCATGTACCTGTTCAACGAATTCGGCGACACGGCAGAGCTGATAAAGGAGCTGTCGGCAAAGGGATACGGACTCTATGTGCTCTCCAATATGCCGGCCGAGTTCTACGACCATGTCAGCCGATTCGAGGTCTTCCGCTACTTCGACGGACAGATTGTTTCGAGCCGGGAGGGGCTGGCCAAGCCCGACCCGCGCATGTTCGGCCTGCTTACCGAGCGGTACGGTCTCCGGCCCGAACGGACGCTTTTCGTGGATGACAAGCCGTCCAATACTTCGGTAGCCGCCCGGCTCGGATTTGCTGTCCATACTTTCGTGCCGGGACGCGAAAGCTGTCTGCGCATCCGGGAACTCGTCGAGGAGGGATACGAACGATGA
- a CDS encoding mechanosensitive ion channel family protein translates to MNISGILERFGIQNERLIEVINVLFTMLVVSLIGWLAYVVAKKFLPKLIKKIAGATRQHWSEWLLDQRFFNRLALLIMPIVLRTGLSPIKWEHMATINRILDIWIVVAIALLVSAFMSGINRVYEKMASVRDKPVKIITQVITVVIWCAVALIIISIFTRESLAVLLGGLTAFAAVLMLVFQDTILGFVAGIQLSSNNMVRLGDWIVMPSRGVDGEVTEIGLTTVKVQNWDKTITTVPTHKLVSESFTNWRGMEESGGRRIKRSVNIDVSSIHYLSDAELATLGSSQLLRRYMEKKLAELAEYNANRASDLDERRLTNIGTFREYMEQWIESNPDINQDMTHMVRQLQPGPTGLPLEIYCFSAKQRWIDYENVQSDLFDHVYAVMPLFNLRAFQYSGEVAAQEQ, encoded by the coding sequence ATGAACATAAGCGGCATACTCGAACGTTTCGGCATACAGAACGAAAGGCTCATAGAGGTCATCAACGTACTGTTCACCATGCTGGTGGTGAGCCTTATCGGCTGGCTGGCATACGTGGTAGCGAAGAAGTTTCTCCCGAAACTCATCAAAAAGATAGCGGGTGCCACCCGGCAGCACTGGAGCGAATGGCTGCTCGACCAGCGCTTCTTCAACCGCCTGGCCCTGCTGATTATGCCCATCGTACTCCGCACCGGCCTCTCGCCGATAAAGTGGGAACACATGGCGACCATCAACCGGATACTCGACATCTGGATAGTCGTCGCCATCGCCCTGCTCGTATCGGCTTTCATGAGCGGCATCAACCGGGTGTACGAGAAGATGGCCAGCGTCCGGGACAAACCCGTCAAGATAATCACGCAGGTCATCACGGTCGTCATCTGGTGCGCCGTGGCGCTCATCATCATCAGCATCTTTACGCGTGAAAGCCTGGCCGTCCTGCTCGGCGGTCTCACGGCTTTCGCCGCCGTCCTGATGCTCGTCTTTCAGGACACCATCCTCGGTTTCGTGGCGGGCATCCAGCTCAGTTCGAACAACATGGTAAGGCTCGGCGACTGGATAGTGATGCCGAGCCGCGGAGTGGACGGCGAGGTGACGGAGATAGGTCTCACCACCGTCAAGGTACAGAACTGGGACAAGACCATCACCACCGTTCCCACCCACAAACTCGTATCCGAATCCTTCACCAACTGGCGCGGCATGGAGGAATCCGGCGGCCGGCGCATCAAACGGTCGGTCAATATCGACGTCTCCTCGATACACTATCTGTCCGATGCCGAACTCGCCACGCTCGGTTCGTCGCAGTTGCTCCGCCGCTATATGGAGAAGAAACTGGCCGAACTGGCGGAATACAATGCCAACCGTGCGAGCGACCTCGACGAAAGGCGCCTGACCAACATAGGCACCTTCCGCGAGTACATGGAACAGTGGATAGAGAGCAATCCCGACATCAACCAGGACATGACGCACATGGTACGGCAGCTCCAGCCGGGTCCCACCGGCCTGCCGCTGGAAATCTACTGCTTCTCCGCCAAACAGCGCTGGATAGATTACGAGAACGTGCAGTCCGACCTGTTCGACCATGTCTATGCCGTAATGCCCTTGTTCAACCTGCGGGCATTCCAATATTCGGGCGAAGTGGCCGCACAGGAACAGTGA
- a CDS encoding glycosyltransferase family 2 protein, which produces MKISGFTFIKNAVAYDFPVVESVRSVLPVVDEFIIVAGDSSDGTDELLKAFDGEPKVRIIRTVWDTKTYDRGGMIYAQQTDVGLRACTGDWCLYIQSDEIMHHDALPVIREACAKYLDDARVEGFLLKYVHLYGDYRHYIDSLHFAYPREIRIVRNRPDIHSWRDAQSFRVIPDFNGVDYDVEEGTRKLRCILLDALIFHYGWSRDPRCMVRKANHHNALYSKDYKPVEGVDYYDYGNLGMMPLYEGTFPEAAAERMAAYDWADFVRYDGPRPNIGKRYGVKYRVVDFIEKHILRDGRRIGGFKNYKLLKP; this is translated from the coding sequence ATGAAGATTAGCGGATTTACGTTTATCAAGAATGCGGTGGCCTACGACTTTCCGGTGGTGGAGAGCGTGCGGTCGGTATTGCCCGTGGTGGACGAATTCATCATCGTCGCGGGAGACAGCAGCGACGGGACGGACGAACTGTTGAAAGCCTTCGACGGGGAACCCAAAGTGCGAATCATCCGTACCGTGTGGGATACGAAAACCTACGACCGCGGCGGAATGATATACGCCCAGCAGACCGACGTGGGGCTGCGGGCCTGTACGGGCGATTGGTGCCTCTATATCCAGTCGGACGAAATCATGCACCACGATGCGCTGCCCGTCATACGGGAGGCGTGCGCGAAATATCTGGACGATGCGCGCGTGGAGGGGTTTCTGCTCAAATACGTACATCTCTACGGCGATTATCGTCATTATATCGACTCGCTGCACTTCGCCTATCCGCGCGAAATACGCATCGTGCGCAACCGGCCCGATATCCATTCGTGGCGCGACGCGCAGTCGTTCCGCGTGATACCCGATTTTAACGGCGTGGATTACGACGTGGAGGAGGGAACGCGCAAGCTGCGGTGCATCCTGCTCGACGCACTCATCTTTCACTACGGGTGGTCGCGCGACCCGCGGTGCATGGTGCGCAAGGCCAATCACCACAATGCGCTCTACTCGAAAGATTACAAGCCGGTCGAAGGCGTTGATTATTACGACTACGGCAACCTCGGCATGATGCCGCTCTACGAGGGGACGTTCCCGGAGGCGGCCGCGGAGCGGATGGCCGCATACGACTGGGCGGATTTCGTTCGGTACGACGGCCCGCGCCCCAATATCGGGAAGCGATATGGGGTCAAGTACCGGGTGGTGGATTTCATCGAAAAACATATCCTGCGGGACGGCAGGCGCATCGGCGGGTTCAAGAACTACAAGCTGCTGAAGCCCTGA
- a CDS encoding BACON domain-containing protein codes for MRTHVLIGALAAFLMVSCEGKSGTEQPSLEVSPEAMTFEAGSGTQQAAVTAQGVEWTHEVAAEAAEWLSAERSDDKTLTVTVAENPAPEQRSGRITVSAEGSGVAPCVITVTQQAADVAYGLTLEPAILEFAGEGAPAQTVTVVTQGGLTWTAEPEEAIAGWVTLAVEGDKITVTAADNPETAPRSGNIVVTPSVESVGQKAIRVVQTGKEVIPELSATPTELTFPCGDVTSEYTEPQTIQVTAVGTTWHLMWSIDNAGEWTDVMPNDTRDEIMLRLKRNGTAEPRTASLFIVPDNDELGLQTVEVKVTQEAAPEYRSNLTENVELKVTQLVSLIRPGQGSGIEGEGSYWTLTILGPDAEYNGGMGGGTGDRLYIHMASTLIEPNDDGVYELPEGTYTVATAEKEDKVAPGELIYPFNLNASAMFPTGTTYTRLENGTYTVNAPLVSGTMTVSRSGDTYTLQFDFKDDQGYTVTGTYEGPLNAQRA; via the coding sequence ATGAGAACACATGTATTGATAGGAGCTTTGGCTGCCTTTCTGATGGTCTCCTGCGAGGGAAAGAGCGGAACGGAGCAGCCGTCGTTGGAGGTCTCTCCCGAGGCCATGACTTTTGAGGCGGGAAGTGGGACGCAGCAGGCGGCCGTAACCGCGCAGGGGGTGGAGTGGACGCACGAAGTGGCCGCGGAGGCTGCGGAGTGGCTCTCTGCCGAACGGAGCGACGACAAGACATTGACGGTGACGGTGGCGGAGAATCCCGCACCGGAGCAGCGCAGCGGCCGGATAACGGTGTCGGCCGAGGGAAGCGGCGTTGCGCCGTGCGTGATAACCGTCACGCAGCAGGCGGCGGATGTCGCATACGGACTGACGCTCGAACCGGCGATTCTCGAGTTCGCGGGCGAGGGTGCTCCGGCCCAGACGGTGACGGTCGTCACGCAGGGCGGACTGACCTGGACGGCGGAACCCGAGGAGGCGATTGCCGGATGGGTGACGCTCGCCGTGGAGGGCGACAAGATTACGGTTACCGCTGCGGATAATCCCGAAACCGCGCCGCGGTCGGGGAATATCGTGGTGACGCCGAGCGTCGAATCGGTCGGCCAGAAGGCGATTCGGGTAGTGCAGACGGGCAAGGAGGTCATTCCGGAGCTGAGCGCAACCCCGACGGAGCTGACCTTCCCCTGCGGCGACGTGACCAGCGAATATACCGAACCGCAGACCATTCAAGTGACGGCCGTCGGTACCACGTGGCATCTCATGTGGAGTATTGACAATGCCGGTGAGTGGACGGATGTGATGCCGAACGATACGCGCGATGAGATTATGTTGAGGTTGAAGCGTAACGGGACTGCCGAGCCGCGGACCGCTTCCCTGTTCATTGTGCCGGACAATGACGAGCTCGGACTGCAGACGGTCGAGGTCAAGGTGACGCAGGAGGCCGCTCCCGAATACCGGAGCAACCTGACGGAGAACGTCGAGCTGAAGGTGACGCAATTGGTCAGTCTCATCCGTCCCGGACAGGGAAGCGGTATAGAGGGGGAAGGCAGTTATTGGACGCTGACGATACTGGGTCCGGATGCGGAGTATAATGGCGGCATGGGAGGCGGAACCGGAGACCGGCTGTATATTCATATGGCTTCGACGCTGATAGAACCGAACGACGACGGTGTTTATGAATTGCCGGAAGGGACGTACACCGTTGCTACCGCCGAGAAGGAAGATAAGGTGGCTCCGGGAGAGTTGATTTATCCGTTCAATTTGAATGCATCGGCTATGTTCCCGACCGGTACGACCTATACCCGGCTTGAGAACGGTACCTATACCGTCAATGCGCCGCTGGTATCCGGAACGATGACCGTGTCGCGCTCGGGCGATACCTATACGTTGCAGTTCGACTTTAAGGACGACCAGGGATATACCGTGACGGGCACCTACGAAGGGCCGTTGAATGCACAGAGGGCATAA
- a CDS encoding BACON domain-containing protein, with amino-acid sequence MNLKRRFSMLPAACLAGLLFVGCTTETTETHYVKLSEVACTFLGEGGPKVITVEANPGYEVSSSASWLKVGDEGASSFSLTADANDSGSERVAEVTVTAGEASVVISVNQLPSDSEMAHYRLLNKFNYGAVVSPNGRYAGGSYQTRNNDDTYNYHVVIIDLETEEWHEVGEFHSNQYKPTIPSCITDDGTLFFAEYNTYGNLVSTLSGDNYLLEKAYPDWIGESNVEATTADGTVWVGYQQWMNTDDAVAAGDDGGHYMPIKWTNGEPEILSIPEKNYRNEPWPTGRSVMARGVSYDGSVIYGSAWDNTNQGMVYWKDGEVHWAGEDIREFEEVTLIRQEDGKEIPFTLTKGLMVYAERTNISPNGRWLCAAYAVDTATEGMHDVITSKCPAFFNTETGKTYIFDEYSGSARSATDDGIGFIVNSGGASGYVVDIESGTQLGTTEQWIHDNYGITVPAGFIQRLCPNGVALGYSVMDVGAGLLSVAWYVRPTEM; translated from the coding sequence ATGAATCTAAAGAGACGTTTCAGCATGTTGCCGGCCGCGTGCCTGGCCGGTCTGCTTTTCGTGGGGTGTACGACAGAGACCACGGAGACGCATTATGTCAAACTCAGCGAGGTGGCATGCACCTTCCTCGGCGAAGGGGGGCCGAAGGTCATCACGGTCGAGGCCAATCCGGGGTACGAGGTCTCCTCGTCGGCTTCGTGGCTGAAGGTCGGCGACGAGGGCGCAAGTTCGTTTTCCCTGACAGCGGATGCCAACGACAGCGGTTCCGAGCGCGTGGCGGAGGTGACCGTTACGGCCGGGGAGGCTTCCGTCGTCATCAGCGTGAACCAGCTCCCGAGCGACAGCGAGATGGCGCACTACCGCCTGCTCAACAAGTTCAACTACGGTGCGGTCGTATCGCCCAACGGCCGGTATGCCGGCGGGTCGTACCAGACGCGTAACAACGACGATACGTATAATTACCACGTCGTCATCATCGACCTCGAAACGGAGGAGTGGCATGAAGTGGGCGAGTTCCACAGCAACCAGTACAAGCCGACCATTCCTTCCTGCATTACGGACGACGGTACGCTCTTTTTCGCCGAATACAATACATACGGGAATTTGGTTTCCACCCTGTCGGGGGACAATTACCTGCTGGAGAAGGCTTATCCCGACTGGATAGGAGAGTCGAACGTGGAGGCGACCACTGCCGACGGAACGGTATGGGTAGGTTACCAGCAGTGGATGAATACAGATGATGCGGTGGCGGCCGGAGACGATGGCGGGCACTACATGCCCATCAAGTGGACGAACGGCGAGCCGGAAATCCTGTCCATTCCGGAGAAGAATTACCGCAACGAACCGTGGCCGACCGGGCGGAGCGTGATGGCCCGCGGCGTATCCTACGACGGAAGCGTCATCTACGGCAGTGCATGGGACAATACGAATCAGGGGATGGTCTACTGGAAAGACGGCGAGGTGCATTGGGCCGGCGAGGATATACGGGAGTTCGAGGAGGTGACGCTCATCCGCCAGGAGGACGGCAAGGAGATACCCTTCACGTTGACCAAGGGCCTGATGGTATATGCCGAGCGTACCAATATCAGCCCCAACGGCAGGTGGCTGTGCGCGGCGTATGCGGTCGATACGGCTACTGAAGGGATGCATGATGTGATTACCTCCAAATGTCCCGCCTTCTTCAATACCGAGACGGGGAAGACCTACATTTTCGACGAATACAGCGGAAGTGCCCGTTCGGCGACCGACGACGGTATCGGCTTCATCGTGAACAGCGGCGGTGCTTCGGGCTATGTGGTGGATATCGAGAGCGGAACGCAGCTCGGAACCACGGAGCAGTGGATACACGACAACTACGGCATTACGGTTCCTGCCGGATTCATACAGCGTCTGTGCCCCAACGGGGTGGCCCTCGGGTACTCCGTGATGGATGTAGGGGCCGGATTGCTCTCCGTCGCATGGTACGTCCGGCCGACGGAGATGTGA
- a CDS encoding BACON domain-containing protein → MKKYIYSLLIAAAAWAGSACERSGNETTGQAKSLDVETTELTFDAKGAAPCEIAVTAENLTWEFWVAESAAEWLHAERDGEKLIVRVDDNSSPTERRGSVTIAPSEAGPVKSRTVTVVQLASDEKYSLSVNPERLDFAGTDAEPQVVKVVTEGTGLTWHSEVEGDAKEWISVEEGDGTVTVSVKDTSLEGPRSGNILIVPSLDNVAEKVIRVEQAGLPPMFAVDTESIEFDYRAKNYKNIRVTAVNTEWTFHEANEAGDATEISWLKTHEASDAVRVEAEVNATEEERVAYVVLTPAAEGLEPVKVAVRQTAADEILSTLTGDLDLGELAGARATLMPKQTWDKVSTFSEWNLYLWEEGVSYKASTGAFVGTGARLAITLVSERINFNDDNAYYIPDGTYTVTALAEGETSAPGQLRYPAVSNTGHPKLPIGAWYTKLENDAYTKEQAPLVTGTLTVTRSGEEYTFVLDFEDDLGYAVAGSYTGAMELSVVGTARPEPTVE, encoded by the coding sequence ATGAAAAAGTATATTTATTCTTTGTTGATTGCGGCTGCTGCATGGGCAGGGAGCGCCTGCGAGCGGTCGGGAAACGAAACAACCGGTCAGGCGAAATCCCTCGATGTGGAGACGACCGAATTGACCTTTGATGCGAAAGGGGCGGCCCCGTGCGAGATAGCGGTGACGGCGGAGAACCTGACCTGGGAATTCTGGGTTGCGGAGAGTGCGGCGGAGTGGCTGCATGCCGAAAGGGACGGAGAGAAGCTCATCGTCCGGGTAGATGACAACTCTTCACCGACGGAACGTCGCGGAAGCGTGACGATTGCGCCTTCGGAGGCAGGCCCTGTCAAGAGCAGGACCGTTACGGTCGTTCAACTGGCTTCCGACGAGAAGTACAGCCTTTCGGTGAATCCGGAGAGACTCGATTTTGCGGGTACGGATGCCGAACCGCAGGTCGTGAAGGTCGTGACGGAAGGAACCGGACTGACCTGGCATAGCGAGGTGGAGGGCGATGCGAAAGAGTGGATTTCGGTGGAGGAAGGCGACGGGACGGTGACCGTCTCGGTGAAGGATACTTCGCTGGAGGGGCCGCGCAGCGGCAATATCCTCATTGTGCCCAGTTTGGATAATGTAGCGGAAAAGGTGATACGGGTGGAACAGGCCGGCTTGCCTCCGATGTTTGCCGTCGATACGGAGAGCATCGAATTCGATTACAGGGCGAAGAATTACAAGAACATCCGGGTGACGGCTGTCAATACGGAGTGGACTTTCCATGAGGCGAACGAGGCGGGCGATGCGACGGAAATCTCCTGGCTGAAGACCCATGAAGCGAGCGATGCGGTGCGTGTAGAGGCCGAAGTCAACGCTACGGAGGAGGAGCGCGTGGCCTATGTGGTGCTGACGCCTGCGGCCGAGGGGCTGGAACCGGTAAAGGTAGCCGTTCGGCAGACGGCGGCCGATGAGATTCTGAGTACCCTCACCGGTGACCTCGACCTGGGCGAGCTGGCGGGCGCGCGGGCCACGCTGATGCCCAAGCAGACATGGGACAAGGTATCTACCTTCAGCGAATGGAATCTCTATCTGTGGGAAGAAGGTGTGAGCTACAAGGCGAGTACCGGGGCTTTCGTGGGCACCGGAGCCCGGCTGGCCATCACGTTGGTTTCGGAGAGGATTAACTTCAACGACGATAACGCATATTATATACCCGACGGGACCTATACCGTGACCGCTCTCGCCGAAGGGGAGACGAGCGCGCCGGGACAGCTTCGCTATCCGGCGGTGAGCAATACGGGCCATCCGAAATTGCCTATCGGAGCATGGTACACGAAGCTGGAGAACGATGCCTATACGAAGGAGCAGGCTCCGCTAGTAACCGGTACCCTGACGGTGACGCGCAGCGGAGAGGAGTATACGTTCGTATTGGATTTCGAGGACGATTTGGGGTACGCCGTGGCCGGAAGTTATACCGGTGCTATGGAACTCAGTGTAGTCGGTACGGCCCGTCCGGAACCTACCGTCGAATGA
- a CDS encoding BACON domain-containing protein produces the protein MEWKKLLYGCVGLFAACALAGCGKEEEENLQYLNLSDIACTFTGEDNLPFKVTVYAYADWTAESDASWAKVGDKTAESFTITVDDNPDSAERSARISLTAGALSREITVFQMASGKGCVRFRRLDDFQNLGAMSPNGRYVGGYTAEIPSGNTWYYTPVIIDTETGERQALGGPYKEAEICWFHGTFAVSDNGEVFYQDSNTSGTMIFDLTGGHYAPEAPGGVSRVPSVQATSLGGKYWVGYVRNDSDRLYHPIKWTDGVPEWLPMPEKDFRGYDFTTGVMARGVSADGEVIYGTTWERDDSGMVYWKDGEVKYVGHDVHTITPCQLYDANWELFDWNLANGVTCTAERTNISPSGKWIAGAYKTEEERNHQIVETGDYPAFYNTETEKTTIFEDYNGYYAATVTDDGLGVIQSRYGTEGYVVDVEAKCAVGSVSQWVYDTYGIVIPDDCGIIAFSPDLTHIWGVGQRGYALGGVIPYVWYIAPPLGE, from the coding sequence ATGGAGTGGAAAAAACTATTGTATGGGTGCGTCGGTCTGTTTGCCGCATGTGCCCTGGCCGGATGCGGCAAAGAGGAGGAAGAGAATCTGCAGTACCTGAACCTGAGCGACATCGCATGTACCTTTACCGGAGAGGATAATCTTCCCTTCAAGGTAACGGTCTATGCGTATGCCGACTGGACGGCGGAGTCGGACGCTTCGTGGGCGAAGGTCGGCGACAAAACGGCGGAATCTTTCACGATAACTGTCGATGACAACCCCGACAGTGCGGAACGGAGTGCCCGGATTTCGCTGACCGCGGGCGCTTTGTCCCGGGAGATAACGGTTTTCCAAATGGCTTCCGGCAAGGGATGCGTGCGTTTCCGTCGGCTGGACGATTTTCAGAACCTCGGTGCGATGTCGCCCAACGGACGTTACGTCGGAGGATACACTGCCGAAATACCTTCCGGCAACACCTGGTATTATACACCCGTGATAATCGACACGGAGACGGGGGAGCGGCAGGCGCTCGGCGGCCCGTATAAAGAGGCCGAGATTTGTTGGTTTCACGGTACTTTTGCAGTCTCCGACAACGGAGAGGTCTTTTATCAGGACTCGAATACTTCCGGGACGATGATATTCGATTTGACCGGCGGTCATTATGCTCCGGAGGCTCCGGGAGGGGTGTCGCGGGTTCCCTCCGTTCAGGCTACTTCGCTCGGCGGGAAATATTGGGTCGGCTATGTGCGTAATGACAGCGACAGGCTCTACCACCCCATTAAGTGGACCGACGGGGTTCCCGAGTGGCTGCCCATGCCGGAGAAGGATTTCCGGGGATACGATTTTACGACGGGGGTGATGGCCCGCGGAGTCTCGGCCGACGGCGAGGTGATTTACGGCACTACCTGGGAGCGGGACGACTCCGGGATGGTCTATTGGAAAGACGGCGAGGTCAAGTATGTCGGGCATGATGTCCATACGATAACGCCCTGCCAGTTGTACGATGCCAATTGGGAGCTGTTCGATTGGAATCTGGCCAACGGCGTGACCTGTACGGCGGAGCGGACGAACATCAGCCCCAGCGGAAAATGGATTGCGGGAGCGTATAAAACGGAGGAGGAGCGGAACCACCAGATTGTAGAGACGGGCGATTATCCGGCGTTCTACAATACCGAAACGGAGAAGACGACCATTTTCGAGGATTATAACGGATATTATGCGGCGACGGTGACGGACGACGGTCTGGGAGTCATCCAGTCGCGGTACGGTACGGAAGGATATGTGGTCGATGTGGAGGCGAAGTGTGCCGTCGGTTCCGTGTCCCAGTGGGTTTATGACACCTACGGCATCGTGATTCCGGATGACTGCGGCATTATCGCTTTCTCGCCGGACCTTACGCATATTTGGGGAGTGGGCCAGCGTGGTTACGCTTTGGGCGGGGTCATTCCTTATGTATGGTATATCGCTCCTCCCCTCGGGGAGTAG
- the infC gene encoding translation initiation factor IF-3 yields MEKEAPNRINERITVPQVRVVGDGIEGGSAVMPTSQALRLAREQELDLIEISPKAEPPVVRIADYQKFLYQQKRKAKELKAKTVKVTIKEIRFGPQTDDHDYNFKLRHAQNFIGEGAKVKAYVFFKGRSIVFKEQGEILLLRFATDLEEIAKVEMMPKLEGKRMTMMLAPKPKK; encoded by the coding sequence GTGGAGAAGGAGGCGCCCAATAGGATTAACGAGCGGATTACCGTCCCGCAGGTGCGGGTGGTGGGCGACGGCATCGAAGGCGGTTCGGCAGTGATGCCGACCAGCCAGGCGCTCCGGCTCGCCCGCGAACAGGAGCTCGACCTTATCGAAATCTCGCCCAAGGCGGAGCCGCCCGTGGTGCGTATCGCCGATTACCAGAAGTTCCTCTACCAGCAGAAGAGGAAGGCCAAGGAGCTGAAGGCGAAGACCGTGAAGGTGACGATAAAGGAGATACGTTTCGGTCCTCAGACCGACGACCACGACTATAACTTCAAGCTCCGCCACGCGCAGAACTTCATCGGCGAGGGGGCGAAAGTGAAGGCATACGTCTTTTTCAAGGGGCGTTCGATAGTCTTCAAGGAGCAGGGGGAGATACTGCTGCTCCGTTTCGCTACCGACCTCGAAGAGATAGCGAAAGTGGAAATGATGCCCAAACTGGAGGGAAAACGTATGACGATGATGCTCGCGCCGAAGCCCAAAAAATAG